The following are from one region of the Paenibacillus sp. JZ16 genome:
- a CDS encoding MerR family transcriptional regulator, with product MEYTVQKLGRLAGISTRTLRYYDEIGILKPARINSSGYRIYGQEEVNQLQQILFYRELGLQLDDIKEIMTSPSFNRIKALQEHHAQLLDKRRQLDLLITNVENTIASAEGRITMSDQEKFEGFKQKLIDDNEKKYGKEIREKYGDEIVNKSNAQLKNMTQEQHEEITRLADELYETLAEAFKQGDPASELAQKAADLHKRWLTYYWNDYSKEAHAGLAQMYVDDERFTAHYDEKQPGTAVFLRDAILVYTGMNSSS from the coding sequence ATGGAATACACGGTGCAGAAGCTTGGAAGGTTGGCAGGAATAAGTACCCGGACGCTCCGTTATTACGATGAGATCGGTATTCTGAAGCCGGCCAGAATCAACTCGTCGGGATATCGGATCTATGGGCAGGAGGAGGTCAATCAATTGCAGCAGATCTTGTTTTACCGGGAGCTCGGGCTTCAATTGGACGATATCAAAGAGATTATGACTTCACCATCCTTCAACCGAATCAAGGCGCTCCAAGAACACCATGCGCAGCTCCTAGACAAAAGAAGGCAATTGGATTTGCTGATTACCAATGTGGAGAACACGATCGCCTCCGCCGAAGGGAGAATAACCATGAGTGACCAAGAGAAATTTGAAGGATTCAAGCAGAAGCTGATTGATGATAATGAGAAGAAATACGGTAAGGAGATTCGCGAGAAGTATGGCGATGAGATTGTAAATAAATCCAATGCCCAGCTGAAAAATATGACGCAAGAACAGCATGAGGAAATAACGCGCCTAGCTGATGAGCTGTACGAGACGCTGGCCGAAGCGTTTAAGCAAGGCGATCCTGCCAGTGAGCTGGCCCAGAAGGCGGCCGATCTTCACAAGCGCTGGCTCACTTATTATTGGAACGATTACAGCAAAGAGGCCCACGCAGGTCTCGCCCAGATGTATGTTGACGATGAGCGCTTTACCGCTCATTACGATGAGAAGCAGCCTGGAACGGCGGTATTCCTCC